In a genomic window of Cynocephalus volans isolate mCynVol1 chromosome 1, mCynVol1.pri, whole genome shotgun sequence:
- the STEAP3 gene encoding metalloreductase STEAP3 isoform X2, producing the protein MDKPLISRHLVDSNSSLAEAPSEVPKAGILGSGDFARSLATRLLGSGFSVVVGSRNPKRTAWLFPSAAHVTFQAEAVSSPEVIFVAVFREHYSSLCGLSDQLAGKILVDVSNPTEQEHLGHRESNAEYLASLFPNCTVVKAFNVISAWTLLSGPRDGNRQVPICSDQPEAKRAVSEMVHAMGFTPVDMGTLASAREVEAMPLRLLPGWKVPTLLALGLFICFYAYNFIRDVLQPYMQEGKNKFYKLPVSVVNTTLPCVAYVLLSLVYLPGVLAAALQLRRGTKYHRFPDWLDHWLQHRKQIGLLSFFCAALHALYSFCLPLRRSHRYELVNLATEQVLANKSHLWDEEEVWRMEIYLSLGVLALGTLSLLAVTSLPSIANSLNWREFSFVQSTLGFVALVLSTLHTLTYGWTRAFKERHYKFYLPPTFTLTLLVPCVVILAKGLFLLPCFSRRLAKIRRGWEKDGAVKFTLPADHTLVEKTSLV; encoded by the exons ATGGACAAGCCACTGATCAGCCGCCACCTGGTGGACAGTAACAGCAGCCTTGCTGAAGCCCCCAGTGAGGTCCCCAAAGCGGGCATCCTGGGCAGCGGGGACTTTGCCCGCTCCCTGGCCACACGCCTGCTGGGCTCTGGCTTCAGCGTGGTGGTGGGCAGCCGTAACCCCAAACGCACTGCCTGGCTGTTTCCCTCAGCGGCCCACGTGACTTTCCAGGCGGAGGCAGTGAGCTCCCCAGAGGTCATCTTTGTGGCTGTGTTCCGGGAGCACTATTCCTCACTGTGTGGTCTCAGTGACCAGCTAGCCGGCAAGATCCTGGTGGATGTGAGCAACCCCACAGAGCAGGAGCACCTCGGGCATCGGGAGTCCAATGCTGAGTACCTGGCCTCCCTCTTCCCCAACTGCACGGTGGTCAAGGCCTTCAACGTCATCTCCGCCTGGACCCTGCTGTCTGGCCCAAGGGATGGGAATAGGCAG GTGCCCATCTGCAGTGACCAGCCAGAAGCCAAGCGTGCTGTCTCGGAGATGGTGCACGCCATGGGCTTCACTCCCGTGGACATGGGAACCCTGGCATCGGCCCGGGAGGTGGAGGCCATGCCCCTGCGCCTCCTCCCGGGCTGGAAGGTGCCCACCCTTCTGGCCCTGGGACTCTTCATCTGTTTCTATGCCTATAACTTCATCCGGGATGTGCTGCAGCCCTACATGCAGGAGGGCAAGAATAAGTTCTACAAGCTGCCCGTGTCCGTGGTCAACACCACACTGCCGTGTGTGGCCTACGTGCTGCTGTCGCTGGTGTACCTGCCTGGCGTGCTGGCGGCTGCCCTACAGCTGCGGCGAGGCACCAAGTACCACCGCTTTCCCGACTGGCTGGACCACTGGCTGCAGCACCGCAAGCAGATCGGGCTGCTCAGCTTCTTCTGCGCCGCGCTGCATGCACTGTACAGCTTCTGCCTGCCGCTCCGCCGCTCTCACCGCTACGAACTGGTCAACTTGGCCACCGAGCAG GTCTTGGCCAACAAGAGCCACCTCTGGGACGAGGAGGAAGTCTGGCGGATGGAGATATACCTCTCCCTGGGAGTGCTGGCCCTCGGCACACTCTCCCTGCTGGCTGTCACCTCACTGCCATCCATTGCAAACTCACTCAACTGGAGGGAGTTCAGCTTCGTTCAG TCCACGTTGGGCTTCGTGGCCCTGGTGCTGAGCACGCTGCACACGCTCACCTATGGCTGGACCCGCGCCTTCAAGGAGAGACACTACAAGTTCTACCTGCCCCCCACCTTCACGCTCACACTGCTGGTGCCCTGTGTCGTCATCCTGGCCAAAGGTCTGTTCCTCCTGCCCTGCTTCAGCCGCAGACTCGCCAAGATCCGGAGGGGCTGGGAGAAGGATGGCGCCGTCAAGTTCACGCTGCCAGCAGACCACACCCTGGTCGAGAAGACGAGTCTTGTGTGA
- the STEAP3 gene encoding metalloreductase STEAP3 isoform X1: protein MSHQPVVATKTSGDMDKPLISRHLVDSNSSLAEAPSEVPKAGILGSGDFARSLATRLLGSGFSVVVGSRNPKRTAWLFPSAAHVTFQAEAVSSPEVIFVAVFREHYSSLCGLSDQLAGKILVDVSNPTEQEHLGHRESNAEYLASLFPNCTVVKAFNVISAWTLLSGPRDGNRQVPICSDQPEAKRAVSEMVHAMGFTPVDMGTLASAREVEAMPLRLLPGWKVPTLLALGLFICFYAYNFIRDVLQPYMQEGKNKFYKLPVSVVNTTLPCVAYVLLSLVYLPGVLAAALQLRRGTKYHRFPDWLDHWLQHRKQIGLLSFFCAALHALYSFCLPLRRSHRYELVNLATEQVLANKSHLWDEEEVWRMEIYLSLGVLALGTLSLLAVTSLPSIANSLNWREFSFVQSTLGFVALVLSTLHTLTYGWTRAFKERHYKFYLPPTFTLTLLVPCVVILAKGLFLLPCFSRRLAKIRRGWEKDGAVKFTLPADHTLVEKTSLV from the exons CCACCAAAACATCGGGAGACATGGACAAGCCACTGATCAGCCGCCACCTGGTGGACAGTAACAGCAGCCTTGCTGAAGCCCCCAGTGAGGTCCCCAAAGCGGGCATCCTGGGCAGCGGGGACTTTGCCCGCTCCCTGGCCACACGCCTGCTGGGCTCTGGCTTCAGCGTGGTGGTGGGCAGCCGTAACCCCAAACGCACTGCCTGGCTGTTTCCCTCAGCGGCCCACGTGACTTTCCAGGCGGAGGCAGTGAGCTCCCCAGAGGTCATCTTTGTGGCTGTGTTCCGGGAGCACTATTCCTCACTGTGTGGTCTCAGTGACCAGCTAGCCGGCAAGATCCTGGTGGATGTGAGCAACCCCACAGAGCAGGAGCACCTCGGGCATCGGGAGTCCAATGCTGAGTACCTGGCCTCCCTCTTCCCCAACTGCACGGTGGTCAAGGCCTTCAACGTCATCTCCGCCTGGACCCTGCTGTCTGGCCCAAGGGATGGGAATAGGCAG GTGCCCATCTGCAGTGACCAGCCAGAAGCCAAGCGTGCTGTCTCGGAGATGGTGCACGCCATGGGCTTCACTCCCGTGGACATGGGAACCCTGGCATCGGCCCGGGAGGTGGAGGCCATGCCCCTGCGCCTCCTCCCGGGCTGGAAGGTGCCCACCCTTCTGGCCCTGGGACTCTTCATCTGTTTCTATGCCTATAACTTCATCCGGGATGTGCTGCAGCCCTACATGCAGGAGGGCAAGAATAAGTTCTACAAGCTGCCCGTGTCCGTGGTCAACACCACACTGCCGTGTGTGGCCTACGTGCTGCTGTCGCTGGTGTACCTGCCTGGCGTGCTGGCGGCTGCCCTACAGCTGCGGCGAGGCACCAAGTACCACCGCTTTCCCGACTGGCTGGACCACTGGCTGCAGCACCGCAAGCAGATCGGGCTGCTCAGCTTCTTCTGCGCCGCGCTGCATGCACTGTACAGCTTCTGCCTGCCGCTCCGCCGCTCTCACCGCTACGAACTGGTCAACTTGGCCACCGAGCAG GTCTTGGCCAACAAGAGCCACCTCTGGGACGAGGAGGAAGTCTGGCGGATGGAGATATACCTCTCCCTGGGAGTGCTGGCCCTCGGCACACTCTCCCTGCTGGCTGTCACCTCACTGCCATCCATTGCAAACTCACTCAACTGGAGGGAGTTCAGCTTCGTTCAG TCCACGTTGGGCTTCGTGGCCCTGGTGCTGAGCACGCTGCACACGCTCACCTATGGCTGGACCCGCGCCTTCAAGGAGAGACACTACAAGTTCTACCTGCCCCCCACCTTCACGCTCACACTGCTGGTGCCCTGTGTCGTCATCCTGGCCAAAGGTCTGTTCCTCCTGCCCTGCTTCAGCCGCAGACTCGCCAAGATCCGGAGGGGCTGGGAGAAGGATGGCGCCGTCAAGTTCACGCTGCCAGCAGACCACACCCTGGTCGAGAAGACGAGTCTTGTGTGA